GATGGCCACGGCCAGCGACGTGACGCCCGCGGTCGACGTCTACGCCCTCGGGGTGGTGGCGTACGAATGCCTGACGGGGCAGCTCCCGTTCCAGGGCGACACGCCCGTACAGATCATCTTCAAGCACCTCAACTCCCCCGTGCCGCGCCTGCCCGACGGCGTGCCTCCCGGGCCGCGTCAGGTGGTGTCGCGGGCGCTGGAGAAGACGCCCGACCGGCGCTGGATGACGGCCACGCTGATGTCGGAGGCCGCGCGCAAGGCGCTGGCCGCTCCGGACACGCCGCCCACGCCGCGCCCCCGCCGCGCGATGCGGGCGGTGCTCACCATGGCCGCGGCCGTGGTCGTGTCGGCGGCCGTGGCGGGCTCGGTCTGGCTGCGGCCCGCCCAGCCGACGACCGGCGAGGTGCCGCTGCCCGCGGACTCCCCCGCGGCCACCGTCTCCCCGCCGCCGCCGTCGAACGCCACCCGGCCCGCCACCACCCCCCCGCCCAGGCGCGTCCCGACCTCCAAGCCGACCCGCGCCACGCACGTGCCGAGCCCCAGCGCCACGGTGAGCACGACCCCGACCAGGACGCCCACCACCAACCCCACGCCGACCGCCTCGCAGCCCGAGCCGACCGAGCAGCCGACCACGCCCGGCCCCGAGGAGCCGCCCCCGACCGCCGAACCCACAGCCAGCGGCCCGGCGGGAGAGATCCAGTGCATCCGCTCCCCGTGTCCTGGGTGAGATCCGGCGGATCCCTCACCGCTCGCCGGCCATGAGAGAGTCGTCGGGTGGACTCGACTCGTGACCTGTTCGTCGCCCTTGCCCGCCGCTACGCCTTCGCCGACCTCGGCGCGCTCGCGCCGGTGGCGGAGGTCGCCGAGGTGTGCGAGTTCGGCCACCGGCTGCTCTCGCTCGACGCCGAGGACTTCGCGGCCGAGGCCAGGAGCGTCCCGGCCGACCTGCGGCGGCGTGCGCGGGCGTGCCACATGCCGCAGACACCGCGCGAGCAGCCCCGCGGGGCGCTCGACTCGCTGCGGCCCGCGTACGGCCTGCTGCTCGAGGTGATCGCCGTACGGTGGCACCGTCGCGAGCTGAGCACGATGATCGCCGCGGTCCACATCGCCAGCGAATACCTGCCGCTGCTGGCCTTCGAGCCTCACCTCGGCCACGCCGGCGACCCCGCCCGCTGGCCCGACGGGCTGAGCGCGCCGGGGAGCCGCTTCGGTGTGATCGGCGATCGGGAGTGCGACCACACCAAGTCGGAGCAGTCCGCCACCAACCGGACGCTGCGGGTGGCGACGGAGCCGGGCGAGGGCTGGCGCGCGTACTTCGACCGGCAGCACAGCCAGGTGGCCGGCGCGCTCGCCGTCTGCGTCGCCACCTGCCGCAACCCGTGCACGGCCATGGACTGGATCCCGCCCGTGCCGCGCGCCGACCTCCAGGTCCGCGCCCGTACGGCCCTCACCTTCGCCGACACCCCGCTCGTGCGGCTGCGGCACGCGGCTCCGGTGGGGCACGGGTTCGGGGTGCCGTCGCCGGAGGAGGTGCTCGACGCCTGGGAACGCAGCCGCGCCGCGCTCGACAAGAACGCCGTCGGGGCCTCGGCGCTCGAGGACGACGGGTTCCCGCTGCCTGGGCTGCCCGCGCTGTTCT
The Nonomuraea helvata genome window above contains:
- a CDS encoding serine/threonine-protein kinase, encoding MLGAGTTLNDRYVLAGRLGGGGMGEVWRADDTVLGRAVAVKVLMPALSESPTFTQRFQNEARAMATLRHPGVVDVYDYGVCEVDGRQVSFLVMEYIQGESLDRVLRRGPLGSAATMRLIAEVGDALAAAHAQGIVHRDVKPANLMVRLDGSVVLTDFGIAHSVSAGHLTATGTMLCSAGYCAPEMATASDVTPAVDVYALGVVAYECLTGQLPFQGDTPVQIIFKHLNSPVPRLPDGVPPGPRQVVSRALEKTPDRRWMTATLMSEAARKALAAPDTPPTPRPRRAMRAVLTMAAAVVVSAAVAGSVWLRPAQPTTGEVPLPADSPAATVSPPPPSNATRPATTPPPRRVPTSKPTRATHVPSPSATVSTTPTRTPTTNPTPTASQPEPTEQPTTPGPEEPPPTAEPTASGPAGEIQCIRSPCPG